The Rickettsia endosymbiont of Gonocerus acuteangulatus nucleotide sequence ACGGATTATTCTGAAAATACTATAAGTAAGTAGAACAGAACCTATTTAAAATAATAAGATTTTAAATAGGTAATGATGAACAGAAAATATAGACACTTATCTCGAGAAGAGAGATATGAGATAAAAAGAATGTATGACCTAGGAGTCAGTATTAATAAGATAGCACAACATCTTACGAGGTCTAAAAGCACTATTAGTATGGAGCTAAAAAGAAATAAGGTAAAAGATAAGTATATGTCTTGTGTTGCTCAGGAAAAATATGAAAACAGGATGTATCAGCAAGAGTTATTAAAAATAGAAAAGAACCCTATGTTGTTAGATTATACAAAACTTACGCTATGTTTGATATAATTCCTATAAATTAAAGGATATTATAAAGTGATGCACTGTAAAAACATAGCTTTGTAGTAAGGGTTTTTAGCATATTTGCTATAACATAGCGTAAGTTTTGTATATTAAAAATGCTATGATTCGCAAGAAATGGTCGCCGGATTGCTATAGCCGGAAAGTTAAAACTAGACAAAAATACAGCTTTGTGTATCAGTATAGAAAGTATATATAGATTTGTTTACACTTCTGCAGTAGCAGCTAAATTAAAGTTATATAGCTATTTACCTTCTAAAAGATATAAAAGGCAAGAAAGAGGGAAGAGGCGTCAAAGGATCATTATACCACAAAGGATCTCAATACATCAGCGTGATGCAATAGCTACGAAAAAGGTAGAAGTAGGGAATTTTGAGGCAGATCTTACATTTCAAAACTTACTCTATGTTTGGTTCTAAATATCGTAAAGATGGAGAACGCAGCTGTTGTTGCATATAGTCATCTAAAAGCCCTAACTTTATTTGGTAAACCGTTTTACCGATTGTATTTGCAGTCCTTTTGAGAAATGCCCAAACTAAAAATGCACAACTAATATGATTACGTTGAATACGCTGTTTCCTGCATTGACAACGTTCTATCCCAGTAAGTTGCTTAATTTCTCTGTGCATGCTCTCAATTACCCATCGAAAGCCACACTCATCTTGTGCAGCTTTAGAAGATTTTTGAGTTTTGTTATTGGTAACAACATACTCAACTCTGTTGGTAGGAACAGTAAATTTAAACAAATTAACATGCTTATTTTTAGCAAAGCCTTTTATATGAATCTCTACTCCATGCCTGATCTCTTCATCTGAAAATGTCAACTCTTTTACAGCTTTATAAGGTTTAGAATCGTGTGTTTTACTAACGTTTCTATTGGCTTTAATAGGGGCATAATAATATTTCCCCAGAGAGTCAACATGTTGCATAATTTTGTGTGTAGAATACCATGTGTCAAAAAGTACTGTTTGAAAAGGAATCTTCTTGCTATAAACAGCATTATTTAACATGTTTAATAGGTGTTCTAGTTTTGTTGCTCCATCATGATCAGGTGCAAAAATTCGATAATCTATTACCCAAAACTTATTAATATCAGGGTTATAATATACCAGACTCACTACTCCTATACCTTTAGTAACTCTACCTGTAGCTCCACTGTACTGCGATCTTGCAATTTCTATTTGCTTCGTATTCCTTTTATTTAAAACCGTATCATCAAATATTGTATATCCATTAGATGAAAAAATAACATCATTCTTGATGTGTTCCCATAACAAAGAAGGTGTATATTTTTCATTCCTTAAAAATCTATTAATAACATCATGACTACATTTCTTTGCATGTTCAGCGTAGTAGGTTAAACTATAATTCTTTTGGCTAACTATTAAAAATTGACAATAATCTGTCCTATTAATTGGTATTGCTTGCAACTTTATCCTCTTTGACATGTTTAATTATTTTTACAATAATTTATCACTTTTTTACTCATAGCGTAAGTTTTGAATAAAAAAGTTACAAAATTATTAAGCCTTAGAAGCAAAGCGTTTTCATGAGGTGTTAAAGGATTATGTATAGCATAAATCATTAAGATACTGACAATTTAATAGTATTAAAAACAGCATCATAAAATGTTTCAAAATCTTCTACAACTTTCCTAATTTCATTTTTTATCTTAAACCAGTAATGCTCTATAGGATTTAAATCAGGAGAGTAAGTTGGTAAATACAATATGGTACAACCAACGGATTCAATTAACTCTTTAACTTTAGAATTTTTATGAAAATTAATGTTATCCATAATAACGGTTTGCCCAGGTTGTAATTCTGTAATTAATACATCCCTAATATAAGTTTTAAAGACCTCTGTATTACAATTACCTTCAAATATTACAGGAGCAATAAGATTACCATTACAAAGACCAGCTATCATACTTATTCTAAATTTATGTTGATACACCTTTTCTCCATAACACCTTTGTCCTATAATGCTCCATCCATACTCTTTGCAAGCATTATCCTCTATTCCAGATTCATCAAGATATACTAATTTGTCTTTTGTGATGGTTTGTATCTTTGCTATAAATTCATTTCTTAATTTAATATCTCTTTTCGGATGAAAATGAGTTTTTTTATAGCTATAGCCAAGTTTTCTGATTTGTCTTAAAATAGTTACAGATGCAATATTACCCCATTGCTTTGCTAACTCCTTTGATGTTTTATTCATATTAGCTTTAAAAAATTCTTTAAAAGATTCTGAATCTTTTATCTTATGACTATGTCCTTTCTGATAACCAGTTGCTGCTTCTAAAGTACCTTGCTTATCTTTTAATTTTTTCCATTTATATATAGTATCACGACTTACATTAAATAATTTACTTACCTTACTTATTCGTATCCCTGCTTCTACAGCTTTTATAACTCTTAGTCTTAGTTCTATTGCATATGCTCGTGCCATATCTCTTTACATGCTTGTTAATATTTGCTTACTATAACATGATACTCTCGCTCTGTCAGTACCTTAATGACTTATGCTATATCTTTCACAGATATAGAACAATTCCAGAATCATATTAGCAATATTCCAGACTTAGATGTAAAAAATTATATTACCGGTACAGTCATGAACTTAATTACTGTGACTACTTACAAAGATATGAAAGTTAAAGATGAAGTGGCAGATATTCTAGATAACATATTAAATAATTTAAATCCCGAACTAGTAAATCATAGTATTTTAAATATTACACCTTTATATGTTGCCGTTCATAATAATAAATTAGAAATAACCGAAGCTTTACTTGCTAAAGG carries:
- a CDS encoding helix-turn-helix domain-containing protein, producing the protein MMNRKYRHLSREERYEIKRMYDLGVSINKIAQHLTRSKSTISMELKRNKVKDKYMSCVAQEKYENRMYQQELLKIEKNPMLLDYTKLTLCLI
- a CDS encoding transposase; amino-acid sequence: MSKRIKLQAIPINRTDYCQFLIVSQKNYSLTYYAEHAKKCSHDVINRFLRNEKYTPSLLWEHIKNDVIFSSNGYTIFDDTVLNKRNTKQIEIARSQYSGATGRVTKGIGVVSLVYYNPDINKFWVIDYRIFAPDHDGATKLEHLLNMLNNAVYSKKIPFQTVLFDTWYSTHKIMQHVDSLGKYYYAPIKANRNVSKTHDSKPYKAVKELTFSDEEIRHGVEIHIKGFAKNKHVNLFKFTVPTNRVEYVVTNNKTQKSSKAAQDECGFRWVIESMHREIKQLTGIERCQCRKQRIQRNHISCAFLVWAFLKRTANTIGKTVYQIKLGLLDDYMQQQLRSPSLRYLEPNIE
- a CDS encoding IS630 family transposase: MARAYAIELRLRVIKAVEAGIRISKVSKLFNVSRDTIYKWKKLKDKQGTLEAATGYQKGHSHKIKDSESFKEFFKANMNKTSKELAKQWGNIASVTILRQIRKLGYSYKKTHFHPKRDIKLRNEFIAKIQTITKDKLVYLDESGIEDNACKEYGWSIIGQRCYGEKVYQHKFRISMIAGLCNGNLIAPVIFEGNCNTEVFKTYIRDVLITELQPGQTVIMDNINFHKNSKVKELIESVGCTILYLPTYSPDLNPIEHYWFKIKNEIRKVVEDFETFYDAVFNTIKLSVS